The genomic segment TATCACAAATAAAAATACTACAGATGAAAATTCTAATCCTTTTGTATAACCACTTCCTCCATTTGAAAATTTGTTTGTCATTTCTATACATGTTAATGCACCTATGAAAATAGTGTAATAAATTATTATTGGTTTTAGGCTGCTTTTAATATTGTATTTAGCAAGTTTAAAACTTGTCATTATTTTACCCTCCCGTCAGTAGTCAAATTAATAAATAGTTTTTGTAGTTCAACCTTTGAAACTTCTAAATCTAGCTTTTTCTGTTGCCTTTTTTCATCATCTGCATTTTTTCCTATTATAATAGCTGATTTAAAAGATGCTATTCCATCTACACTTACACAATTTTTATCTTCAATATAAGCATCTATATTTTTATTTAATCCAGAAACGCAGTAGCACCCTTTTAATAGTTCTTCTACACTTTCGTCCTTAATTAATTTCCCATCTTTAATAATAACTACCCGCTCTATTAATTGTGCAACTTCTTCTATAATATGAGTAGATAATACAATAGTCTTAGGATTTTCTATATAACTTTCCATAAGTTCTTTATAAAACATCTCTCTATGATTAGCATCTAATCCTAAAACTGGCTCGTCGAACATTAATATTTCGGCACCTGATGCCATGGTATTTATAATTTTACATATGGAGGAATACCCAGTTGAAAGTTCCTTAATCCTTTTATTTATATTTAGTTCAAACTTTTTACAAAGCTCTAATGCATATGACCTATCAAAGTTTGGATAAAATTCTTTAGTCCAATTAAATAGCTCTTTTACTTTCATAGACTGTGGATATAAGTTTTGCTCTGTCATAAAATGAATTTTCCCTAGACCATTTC from the Clostridium sp. CM027 genome contains:
- a CDS encoding ABC transporter ATP-binding protein, whose translation is MGTIKVLNASKKYGDTFALDNITLTLEENKIYGLLGRNGAGKTTLLNVINKRIFLNEGTISIDNNSSPSDGNGLGKIHFMTEQNLYPQSMKVKELFNWTKEFYPNFDRSYALELCKKFELNINKRIKELSTGYSSICKIINTMASGAEILMFDEPVLGLDANHREMFYKELMESYIENPKTIVLSTHIIEEVAQLIERVVIIKDGKLIKDESVEELLKGCYCVSGLNKNIDAYIEDKNCVSVDGIASFKSAIIIGKNADDEKRQQKKLDLEVSKVELQKLFINLTTDGRVK